The Bacillus sp. F19 DNA segment TCTTTTCAATCGCTCTTGTAACTGCTGCTAAACTTGTCCCTCCAGAAAAAAGCGGTCAAGCAGTTACAAAAGTTTTTACGGGAATTACTGTTGGATTTGCTTTAGGTGTACCATTGACTTCTTACCTTGCAGAACAGTTTTCATTAGAAATTGCGTTCATATTTGGAGCATTTGTAAATGCTCTCGCATTTATCGGAATATTGATTTTGCTTCCTTCTATGCCCGTTGAAGAAAAAATGTCTTTTGGCAAGCAAATTCGTATATTGCGTAAATCAGCATTATGGTTAAATATCGCAACTGTTACCTTTCTTTTTGCAGCCATGTTTTCAGTTTACAGTTACTTTGCCGAGTACCTTGCAAAAGTAACAGACATGAATAGCTCTCTCATCAGTATCATGCTATTCATATTTGGTGTCACTATGATTTTAGGTAATCATTTATTTGGAGTTTTTCTGCAAAAAAGTATAGTAAATACCGTAATATTTTTTCCGATTTTATATTCAGTCGTTTATTTATTGGTTAATTATTTAGGGTCTTATCTTGTTCCAATGATTTTTATGGTATTCATTTGGGGAATCGTACATTCCGGCGGTTTAATTGTTGGTCAAACATGGTTAATAAGTGAGGCAAAAGAAGCTCCGGAATTTGGCAATAGCTTATTCGTCTCGTTTTCCAACCTTGGAATTGCTTTAGGAACCTCTATTGGTGGCTCGTTCATTTCTCAATTAGGCATTCACCAGCTTATCTGGAGCGGATTCACATTTACACTGCTTTCGTTTTTATTGATCATCATAAAACTAAAATTTTTCAACTCTAGTAACCAAGTGGTGCTACCCCTTAATTAACAAATGCCTGAGTTACTTCATACAATATTCAAAAAAATGGAGTTGATCTTCATGGCGAGACGGATTGACGTATCTACATCAAAACATCAATTAAAACTTTTTGATGGAAACAGGCTTATAAAAGCTTACCCAATTGCAGTTGGGAAAATATTGTCACCAACACCTTCTGGGACATACACGATTATCAATAAACAACTCCATCCACCCGCACGATTTGGAGTGCTTTGGATGGGATTGTCAAAACCTCATTACGGTATACACGGAACAAATAACCCAGCTTCAATCGGTAAGAATGTCTCACATGGATGTATTAGAATGTTTAATCATGATGTTCTAGAATTATCATCTAGAGTTCCAATTGGTACTAGGGTTTCTATTCATAAATGACTCTGTTAATCTTGTACCCTTTACTACATAGTTTGTGTCTAATGTGTAGCTTCATCAGCTTTTACCGAAAAAACGAGAGAAAAATCCCTTGTTCTCCTTTTTCGGCTCTTGCTCTTGAGTTGCAGCGATCATTTTTTGATTACCCTCCTCTTGGTCAATAAACCAATTAGGGGTCCAGACACATGCCCATCAAGCTAAGAAACTCTAACACCTCAAAACGATAAAAATAAGGCCTGGTTTTTGTGAATTATTACATAAGGAATGGTTTTTTTCTGTTTGGTGATATTAGAAAATTTGCATTTACTGCTTAAGAATTTGCGTTAAATCTTCCTCGATAAAAAGAGTCCTCTGTAAGTCATTAACTTCATCTGCAACCCGTATACCTGATTCAATTGCACCTTGGATCCAACCGTGAACTGTTGAAGCGTGTTCACCGGCAAAGTGAACCCGACCTTCCGGAGAAGCAATATAGGGAGATAGTTCTGTTATCTGTTCCGGTTTAAACATAGCAAAAGCTCCACCGGAATACGGATTTCGAACCCAACTAAAGCCCGTTCCTGTTATAAACTCACGATACACCTGTTCCCCATGAATGGTGGCCAAATTTTTCAATGCATATTCCAGTCGATTTTCAGTATTCAAACTATCCCAAGGTAACGCATCATCTTCCCATGTATAACTAGCCAAAATGACACCTGGCCCGGATGATGTACCCACCCCATGGCTTGGATATTGAGTGTATGTAATAGGGAGGTCAGAAGCTGTGTTTCCCCCAAACATACCTTCTCTTTCCCAGAACCTGCTTTTAAACTGGATACCGGTTTTAGTGGAGCCAACATAATGTAGGTCACGGATCGCTTTCCATTTGTTTTCGGAAAAGGAATTCCGGGGTTCAACCTCGACAAATTGCAATATCGAAAAGGGAATGGTCACGATGGCAAGATCACCGGTGATTTGAAATGGTCTCAAGATTTTGGTATGGATAGAGTCAATCGTTACTTGGTTATGATGCTGTGTAATTTTCGTCACCTTATGCCCAAACATAATGTTATCCTTCAATTGTGGGAGAAATGCTTTAGGAAGTTGGTCGTTTCCACCCGGGATCTCATAGAAGCGAACATCAGGGGTAAATAAAATCATCAGTTCACGCAATAATTCCAGGAAAGAGAGCTCCGGGAATCCTCCCAGTGAAAGAAGTACTTTAATCATTTCGATAGCAGCCGGTGATAAAG contains these protein-coding regions:
- a CDS encoding MFS transporter, which gives rise to MKKVDHLLIIMLAVGVFGIITTEMSIVGVLPQITQKFGISTAQAGLLVSIFALVVAISGPFLILLVSGINRKILLLTAISIFAISNMIYAYTTQFEVMLIFRILPAALHPLFFSIALVTAAKLVPPEKSGQAVTKVFTGITVGFALGVPLTSYLAEQFSLEIAFIFGAFVNALAFIGILILLPSMPVEEKMSFGKQIRILRKSALWLNIATVTFLFAAMFSVYSYFAEYLAKVTDMNSSLISIMLFIFGVTMILGNHLFGVFLQKSIVNTVIFFPILYSVVYLLVNYLGSYLVPMIFMVFIWGIVHSGGLIVGQTWLISEAKEAPEFGNSLFVSFSNLGIALGTSIGGSFISQLGIHQLIWSGFTFTLLSFLLIIIKLKFFNSSNQVVLPLN
- a CDS encoding L,D-transpeptidase, with protein sequence MARRIDVSTSKHQLKLFDGNRLIKAYPIAVGKILSPTPSGTYTIINKQLHPPARFGVLWMGLSKPHYGIHGTNNPASIGKNVSHGCIRMFNHDVLELSSRVPIGTRVSIHK
- a CDS encoding flavin monoamine oxidase family protein → MLNYVFPQLPPDQMVSFIRNGLNKTQNPKKIIIVGAGMSGLVAASLLKDAGHNVTILEADERMGGRVYTLKSDFTDGLYLEAGAMRIPHTHYLTLEYIKKFHLSVNRFINSTPNDIIYARGIKTRLKFYKQNPDILRFPVAPHERGKTASELLTLAIKPITDFINQNPQRNWPLVIKELDKYSMDAFLRYNPFGVTLSPAAIEMIKVLLSLGGFPELSFLELLRELMILFTPDVRFYEIPGGNDQLPKAFLPQLKDNIMFGHKVTKITQHHNQVTIDSIHTKILRPFQITGDLAIVTIPFSILQFVEVEPRNSFSENKWKAIRDLHYVGSTKTGIQFKSRFWEREGMFGGNTASDLPITYTQYPSHGVGTSSGPGVILASYTWEDDALPWDSLNTENRLEYALKNLATIHGEQVYREFITGTGFSWVRNPYSGGAFAMFKPEQITELSPYIASPEGRVHFAGEHASTVHGWIQGAIESGIRVADEVNDLQRTLFIEEDLTQILKQ